From a region of the Pyrococcus kukulkanii genome:
- the tdt gene encoding tellurite-resistance/dicarboxylate transporter — protein MRISIKDFAPSWFASVMGTGALALTSKAYSSRLPALAGFAKFLVYLNTLLFFILLIPWLLRWVKYTENALEDLKHPMVSHFYGTIAVAMLVLSADYLVILKKTTIAKAFWIPGTVLTIFFALLIPYLMFVEKEIDLKSVTPAWFIPPVGLIVIPMGGAGLISSFSGTAREIAYAVNYFAWGAGFFLYLGLFAIVFFRFIRHEPMPCGMAPAVWINLGPIGAGTSALYALVKASEFLTVKEPFLAFGLIFWGFGVWWLVMAIMMTIYYIRKLNLPYSLAWWAFIFPLGAYVGATHNVGTAFGIGIIDSFGFVLYWLLLAMWLITGVKTVKHVLLE, from the coding sequence ATGAGGATAAGTATAAAGGACTTTGCTCCTAGCTGGTTCGCGAGCGTTATGGGAACAGGAGCTTTAGCTTTGACGAGCAAAGCGTACTCATCGAGGCTTCCAGCCTTAGCTGGATTTGCGAAGTTCCTCGTCTACCTCAACACCCTCCTATTCTTCATCCTTCTAATTCCATGGCTTCTCAGATGGGTGAAGTACACGGAAAACGCCTTAGAAGACCTAAAACATCCGATGGTGAGCCACTTTTACGGGACGATAGCAGTGGCCATGCTCGTCCTCTCGGCCGATTATCTGGTCATACTCAAAAAGACCACCATCGCGAAGGCATTCTGGATCCCTGGGACAGTTCTAACGATATTCTTTGCTCTGCTAATACCCTATTTGATGTTCGTGGAGAAGGAGATAGACCTCAAGTCCGTTACCCCAGCCTGGTTCATTCCCCCCGTGGGGCTTATCGTGATTCCCATGGGAGGTGCGGGCCTAATCTCAAGCTTCTCTGGAACTGCCCGGGAGATCGCCTATGCGGTTAACTACTTCGCCTGGGGGGCTGGCTTCTTCCTTTATTTGGGCCTGTTCGCGATAGTGTTTTTCCGCTTCATAAGACACGAACCGATGCCCTGTGGTATGGCTCCAGCTGTATGGATAAACCTCGGACCCATTGGAGCAGGAACTTCAGCTCTCTACGCACTCGTCAAAGCCAGTGAGTTCCTAACAGTTAAAGAGCCTTTCCTGGCGTTCGGTTTAATATTCTGGGGCTTTGGCGTCTGGTGGCTGGTGATGGCCATCATGATGACCATCTACTACATCAGAAAACTCAACTTACCCTATAGTCTGGCTTGGTGGGCCTTCATCTTCCCACTCGGAGCCTACGTGGGGGCAACGCACAACGTTGGTACAGCCTTTGGTATAGGAATTATAGACAGCTTTGGCTTTGTTCTTTACTGGCTTCTACTGGCGATGTGGCTGATCACGGGTGTAAAAACTGTAAAGCACGTGCTTCTCGAATGA
- a CDS encoding SufB/SufD family protein, which translates to MTIKIDLTREYEALVEAYQREGLDTSLFEGRIAAIIISGDKIIGLNNVPGVEIKGEEIENGVKAEVKIADNVELPFPVHLCTGYLKSEGYQRVVFDINVGKNSKVKFISHCIFPYAKNFAHEAVTRIKIGEGSSVLYDDEHVHGEGVRMIGKTEVDVGRGARYTGRFSLTKHRAKKLKLEMIARLDERAVLELESKVKAVKDDSVEIKEVAYLEGAHSRAKLRSTVIAFDRARANVINEAYGLGDYAKGHVECHEIVKGDADVQTVPLLRVKNDKAELTHEASIGRINEAQLIQLMAKGLTEDEAAELIIKGLLGE; encoded by the coding sequence ATGACGATAAAGATTGATCTCACTAGAGAATACGAGGCGTTAGTTGAGGCCTATCAGCGAGAAGGTCTTGACACCTCCCTTTTTGAGGGCAGAATAGCAGCGATAATCATCAGCGGAGACAAAATCATCGGGCTCAACAATGTTCCAGGGGTTGAGATAAAGGGGGAGGAGATTGAGAACGGGGTTAAAGCTGAAGTTAAAATCGCGGACAACGTTGAGCTTCCCTTTCCCGTTCACCTTTGCACTGGTTATTTGAAAAGCGAGGGGTACCAGAGGGTTGTCTTTGACATAAATGTCGGCAAAAACTCGAAGGTTAAATTCATATCCCATTGCATCTTTCCCTACGCAAAGAACTTCGCCCACGAGGCGGTGACAAGGATAAAAATTGGAGAAGGTTCAAGCGTGCTCTACGACGATGAACACGTGCACGGCGAGGGTGTAAGGATGATCGGCAAGACAGAGGTGGATGTGGGCAGGGGTGCCCGCTACACGGGGAGGTTCTCTCTAACGAAGCACAGGGCAAAGAAGCTGAAGCTTGAGATGATCGCGAGACTCGATGAGAGGGCTGTTCTTGAGCTTGAGTCGAAGGTGAAGGCAGTTAAAGATGATTCAGTTGAGATAAAGGAAGTCGCCTATCTGGAGGGGGCACACTCAAGGGCAAAACTAAGGAGCACGGTTATAGCCTTTGACAGGGCAAGAGCTAACGTCATAAACGAGGCCTACGGCCTCGGTGACTATGCAAAGGGCCACGTTGAGTGCCACGAGATTGTTAAAGGTGATGCTGACGTTCAGACCGTTCCTCTCCTAAGGGTAAAGAACGACAAGGCCGAGCTCACGCACGAGGCATCCATAGGAAGGATAAACGAAGCCCAGCTCATTCAGCTCATGGCTAAGGGTCTAACAGAGGATGAAGCGGCTGAGCTCATTATAAAGGGTCTCTTGGGAGAATGA
- a CDS encoding ATP-binding cassette domain-containing protein codes for MLCLRNVEYSRDGRKILHSINMTFREGISYSILGPNGAGKSTVARILIGELRPTSGHVLLDGEDITELSVTERARRGISMAWQEPARYEGITVRDYLTLGGKLRIEEDEIREVLELVGLPYELYARRFVDKSLSGGERKRIELASLLLLKPRYAILDEPDSGLDITAKELIERVLNYFQKYGTTVILITHHEEIAAKTDFSYFICAGRLVKKGFSHEVVDYYRKTCRRCSFPEG; via the coding sequence ATGCTCTGCCTAAGGAACGTTGAATACTCAAGGGATGGTAGAAAAATTCTCCACTCAATAAACATGACCTTCAGAGAGGGGATAAGCTACTCAATACTTGGGCCGAATGGCGCAGGGAAATCCACCGTAGCACGCATTTTAATTGGAGAGCTTAGACCCACATCTGGCCATGTTCTCCTCGACGGCGAGGACATAACAGAACTGAGCGTTACAGAAAGGGCAAGACGGGGAATAAGCATGGCCTGGCAGGAGCCGGCTCGGTATGAGGGCATAACCGTGAGGGACTATCTTACCCTCGGTGGGAAGCTCAGAATAGAGGAAGATGAAATACGGGAAGTCCTTGAACTTGTAGGCTTGCCCTACGAGCTTTATGCTCGCCGCTTTGTGGATAAAAGCTTGAGCGGCGGTGAGAGGAAGAGAATAGAGCTCGCATCGCTTCTTCTCCTTAAACCGAGGTATGCAATTCTCGATGAGCCTGACTCGGGCCTCGACATAACGGCCAAAGAACTCATAGAGCGGGTTCTCAACTATTTCCAGAAGTACGGTACCACCGTGATACTCATCACCCACCACGAGGAGATAGCAGCCAAAACAGACTTCTCATACTTCATCTGCGCAGGCAGATTGGTGAAGAAAGGCTTTTCACATGAGGTCGTTGACTACTATCGGAAGACCTGTAGAAGATGCTCCTTCCCGGAGGGCTGA
- a CDS encoding 4Fe-4S dicluster domain-containing protein has translation MSSEEAPIIGKDALGRPVKDLSVIPWWGVDRKKIEWYPRINYDRCAGCGLCFVTCGRRVFDWDKEKGKPVVARPYNCMVGCSTCAMLCPCDAIEFPDKAYVRKWVAKAKVVKKAFEIVDSIMPKNHLSEEEIKSTPEG, from the coding sequence ATGTCCAGTGAGGAGGCTCCCATCATCGGGAAAGATGCACTTGGGAGGCCAGTTAAAGATTTAAGCGTTATCCCATGGTGGGGAGTTGATAGGAAGAAGATAGAGTGGTATCCGAGGATAAACTACGACAGATGTGCGGGATGCGGTCTTTGCTTTGTAACATGTGGAAGAAGGGTATTCGACTGGGATAAGGAGAAGGGGAAACCAGTTGTTGCGAGGCCCTACAACTGTATGGTTGGATGTAGCACCTGCGCCATGCTCTGTCCCTGTGATGCCATAGAATTCCCCGATAAAGCCTATGTGAGGAAATGGGTAGCAAAAGCGAAGGTGGTTAAAAAAGCCTTTGAAATCGTTGATTCCATAATGCCCAAGAATCACCTAAGCGAAGAAGAAATCAAGAGCACTCCAGAGGGATGA
- a CDS encoding SPASM domain-containing protein, translating into MLAKLFVLYFSRKLRRLGRGCRHSKIEVKYLTIILRKVADDSGRIAVESEGTPGEVSRSPALKGGTDHADIEPDGTVVPCVFLPLPIGNVRNRSFNEDMGKQQDIQYPSR; encoded by the coding sequence TTGCTCGCCAAGCTTTTCGTGCTTTATTTCTCCCGAAAACTTCGCCGTTTAGGGCGGGGATGCAGACACTCTAAGATCGAAGTTAAATACCTCACCATAATTTTGAGGAAGGTAGCCGACGATTCCGGAAGGATAGCCGTTGAGAGTGAGGGTACTCCCGGTGAAGTCTCACGAAGCCCCGCCCTTAAGGGCGGGACAGATCACGCTGATATAGAGCCAGATGGAACCGTAGTTCCTTGTGTTTTCCTTCCATTACCAATTGGAAATGTCAGAAATAGATCATTCAATGAAGATATGGGAAAACAACAAGATATTCAATATCCTTCGCGATAG